The genomic stretch AGGGTAACGTACGTAAGCACTGGTGTTACTGAAGAAGCCCGATCTGTGTTTTCCGCTTTATCTCTTTCAAGGAATTCAAGAACAAGTTTTGCAGCTTCCCTTGGCTTTTCGACATGAGGAATATGGCCACACTGCCGTACCTGCCTCAGAATTGCATCTGGGAGTTCCTGATGCAATCTCTGCAAAGTGACACAAGAATAGCATGAGCATGTCTGGTAGGACACAGTATTAGCTTTCCTCAGCGGTTTAAATTGCGACAGCAGTTTAAATTGGTGTTGTTTGTAACATTTAAACTTACATATGCTAGTTTGCTGCTTATTATCCCGTCATCCTCTCCCCACATGATCAGGCATTTATGCTTCACCTGTAAAGAAAATAGGAATTTCTTTAGTAATTAGTTCTGCTCAACCCATTCCATTTCTTTTCATGCGTGGCTTTGATTCAGAAAGGTCATAGTATTTGCCTCATCGTTCGTTGTTCCAGTGAGAATACTAGTGTGTTACTTATCGTTCCTCTTGGCAAATAGAGTATGACGAAACAACAGTGCAACAACCTTTCAGCATTTTTACTAACAAGATGCAATATTCAAGGTGTTGCATTTTTGTCACCATTTGGTTTGGTTAGTACTGCAGGATGTGGTCAAAAGCCTTCATGCAGAGAGGACCAAAAATGTATCAGGGACAAAGGAAGCAACCCTAAGCGTTAACAAGTATCAAAGAAACCATGGACGCCATCCTTCCTGTTGCTATGGTATTAGTATTGGTGTTACTGATATCTCAGTAGCTAACTATCAACATGCAGGGAAATTTTCTTTTAGCATCTGGGCGTTGTCATATATAGCAGCAGTAATTCTCATCTCAAGAGCATTTTGTTCTGTTGCAGCATGACGCAGTATCATCAATGCAAAGAGGACAATGAATGAACTAGAAAAATCAGAAACTTTAACATCCTTGAACAGTGAAAAAAATCATAAGCAGGGTGTTTAAAGAAAAGAACCTGTTTTATTTGCTTTATGACATTATAACCCCCTCTAATCATAAAATCTACTGTAGAATCCTCCCACCAAGGAAGTAGGCAATGTAGACGGCCAATCTGAAATTGTAGGGGGGGACTGTCAAAACACATGACTTCAGATACCCAAGGTACAGAGGAACAAGAAAATGGAATGGCTTGAGTAGCCAGTTTGCAAAGTTTATTGAATTAATCATGGCGATACTTTTGCACTGTTGAAAATAGGATTTCAGACATGAGAAAAGGAAAGTTGGAGTGGCAGATAAATATTTTGTTTCAATACAGAATTATATATGCTCGTGAAAGAATACAGAATTATATATTGTTGCATGAATCACAAAAGTTTGGATTATTATGTTAGCCCCCATCAACAGAAACACAAATACTGTATAAGTACTTATACAAAGACACTGATTATCTTGCAGCATCAGAGATAACAACTTTATAGTAAGGTACATTGTATAATTTCAGAAGGTAGAGGAAACAACTTGAACAAGATGGCcgttgaaggaaaaaaaaacaacaagaaCATGATTTCCTTTTCGTTTTGGTTTCCTTTTAAAGTTTAAAGCAATCACTGGAGGCTTACTTGCACCCAATCAAAGAATTCGTTTGGAGTATTGTTAAATGCCAAGCGTGTTGCTAAAAATCGCAGTGGAAGACTCTTCAGTATAAACACCTGGGGCAACAGAGAAAAAATATCAGTTTACTCCAGTGGCCCAGCTAATGGAGACGGACACCACTAGATTGTTTTGAGCCAAATAGAGATAATAAGTCAACATGAAAGATTCCAGATGAGTAGCACAACCATAATTAATTAAAAAAAGCATTATTTTGCACCAAGTGCAAAATACAGATATGATAACTCAAAATAGAACATGTAAAatgtttttttatgaaaaattaAATAAACTTAGCATGGAACTCAGAACGACTCACCCCAGCATATGAAACAAACTTAGGCATCCTAGTCATATCTTTTGGGCCCTCAGAGTATACACTTGCACCAATGAAGATCATTTTTGAGACCTGCTAAACCAAGCTTATACTAGCTTATTAGAATACAAACTTTCAAAATTGTAGGATCAGTCTTGTAAGAAGGCTTGCCGCAGAGAAATACTCAAATTTAACATCAAAGGAAGCATTACAGATATAGTCAAATTAAATATCAAAGGAAAGATATATCAGTGCAGTCTGCGCTGCTACTCTGCGCCAAAGAAATATAGAGAACAAAAATTAGTCTTAGCATTTACCGCTTCCGGATAGTTGATTGAAAAATCAATGGCAACAGCAGCACCAAGGCTGGGCCCGACTAACACCATCGGCCTTTTGATGTAGGATTTCCAGAACTACACAAAAAAGTTGTTAAGATGTAAGGCTCATATCAGTGTAATCATTATATAGTAGCttcagctccactccaaaaTTTTCATAGTGCATATCTAAGTCACAAGAACTTACTGGTCTTAAATGGCTGAAGAAAATACAATATGGAGCGATAGAATGAAATTTTGATTAAAGAAAATGTCGTGAACTCGTGATTCAAATTGAGGTACAGGTTTTACCATAGTACCTATCTGTTTTCATGCCCTGCCTGCCAAGGCCAGTTTTCAGTTACTGTCATGCTAAGATAAGTTGTTCAAGCTGAGTTACTGCTTCACCGCATTAGAATCGCAAACAAGCCCACCGACAAGGAAAGGTACACATCACATGACAATTAGCAGCAGGTATAGCACCACTGTTTTTACCGTATATTTACCTGGTAAAGATGCTCCCGCTTGGACGCAACATCACATGGTGGCCGTGTCGCTACGAATGAGACAATCAGAAAATATCACAATGGGGGGCTACTAAGTACGAACTTACAACTCTACCAAAGTACAGTGACCGAAAAAAATCACATGGCTtaaaggaggggggggggggggggggttgggtACCTAAATCAGAGAAGCCCCAACCAAGGATGTCCACAGCCCAAGCCTCGTGTCCAGCCTCCTCAAGCAGCGGGTACGTGTATCTCCACTCTAGACAAGAACTGTAGCGAATATACTTTTAAATCGTCCAGCCTGATGGTTATGTAGCAGAATCACAATGTTTGTTTCTAGGAACAAGGTTCCACAGACAATGACCAGCAATAAAATCTGACAGTGCTAGTTGAACCACGAAATTTGTGCTTtgcattgcaagtttgcaacccACCTGTCGAAGCCATGCAGCAGCACGATTGGATCAGCGTCCTGTTGCTGCTTGAGCGGCCTCACACAGCTGCTCTGTATCGGACTAACCGAGAAACCGGTCTGAAGATAGGATAAGTTCAGACTTCACAGAAACACCGAGCAATGAGCGTACTGCATAGTATAGAGTACAGAGTACAGGATGCCTTTCTCCCCAAAGGGAGGGGATATCATTATCAAGAAAGTAGGAAAATCTGGAGAAATTGGCTCGCCTGGACGGGCACCCGCTCGATTCGCTTGGCCAAGCGGatggcggcgccgtcgcggaTGCGCTCCACCGCTCGGGGGAGGAACGACGGGAACCCGCCGGCGCTGGTGCCGCTGGCAGCGGCCCCATCCggggcagaggcggcggcggaagccgcGACCCTGACGCGGGCCCTGGACGacgcggccagcggcggcggcagcgccggcagggaggaggaggtgaggagcagcggcattTGGCCCTGGTCGGGTTGAGCCGCTCTCTTGCCCGCGCGCTGGACGGTTGGAGCGTGCTCTGAGCTGAACGGATGTTATAGGGCGCGAGGACGGTGGAGCAGGCCGCGTGGCATCCTGTGCTGCCACGGTATCGTGCCTCGGCCAGATGTAAGAACATGTGATTCCTCATTTCCATCACGAGGAGAAAATAAAGAGAATGGACCGGATTGAACTATTGGCCAATCCTCCTGAAATTATATATAAGTCGACTGCGCATTCTTGCAACCTTAcggggaaaaaaaatatattgcatgtgtttggttgcatgcatgcataaatGATcatggttcaaccaatttgcttgtaccatatggttcactctaattagcaGAATAATTTATTAAGTAGGATGGCCTCATTCCGGATGAGTTGGTAGAaatcacccaaccaaacaaaaggatcattattattttcaatcatttcatacatgaatcaaatgatgcGACCAACCAAGCAcaccaggaaaaaaaaagacaaatagtTAAAAAAAGGAATTAAAACAAAAAATGCCAGAAAAACGAAGAAGAGGCCAACTAAAATTTTACACCTTCTATTTCCATTCAAGTACTCCTAACAATTGGGCCAAGGGCGGAGTCAGGTTCAGCTCAAAGGGGTGCTAAGTACTCTTAACAATTGGGCTAGGAGCGGAGTCTTGTCTTCTGTACAGAACTTAGGATAAACCGGCTAATATTACTTGGACTTGCACGGGCTGTGCAGCTCCACCCCTAGTGTAAGCCCCTCCCGCCCGCAATAGGAAGAGAAGAATGATAAGCTCACTCTCCGTAATCGGATTCTCTAGCGTACATCATAGCGTGGTGTTACCATTGATGTATGAGTCTTGTGCATAACGTAAAAGAGGATCACATCTCTCTTATTTGTTTCTATTTTATCAGCCGTTAATTTTCTTAACTGTTTACGGTAGCCACTACACCTTGtgttttcttctccttctccttgctGGAGATTTCCAAACAATGAGGTTATTTATAAAATTCCATgcagcagaaaaaaaaacaagttttaTTTTTGGGTCTTTATGAGATTTCTTTTCACGGGTTCTGTCACGGTTTGGATGTTGTATGTGCATAAATCATAACAACAACCATTgaagattttgtttttttatagaGAAACACATGGTTCATGAGTGGCTTCATCGTAATAGTGACATTATTGTTCAACATCACACTCTGTAATGTCCACATTGCTAAACTTATACGACAATTTTAATTTTGCTCTCCATTGCAAAAGCGATGCACCGATATCTTTGCAATAGATACGTACCACATCTTTTGTATTTATGGGTGCATATCCTATGAAAATGAACTTGCACCAGATGAAGTTGAATTTGCTCTTGAAATTTAAGGAGAATATTAACATACGTTTTCTGTGTGTAGCAATGTTTCGAGGCATTTGTACAGCCTATTCATCTTCACTTGAATTTCATGCATTAACGAGCTCTTCCAAAAGGTTAATCTGTTTGCGGTTAGAGGGCTTCGACAATGGAGAGCAGAGCCTGGGTGATTTTGTGATGTGCAGGGCGGAGCTAGCTCAGAACGGCTCCAGTGTCAGCACCATTAGCCCTATTCACCCGTGGGTTTTGCTGGGTTTGCCTGATTTTGCAAACTAGACCGCAACAAGTGGTTTAGACCGGATTGGTTTCGTTCTATAAGTTGCACGGAACTGGTGCTGATGGGTTCTGTTGGGCTAGTTTCACAGTTAGACGGTTTGAACCGTTGTTGTTTGACTTCAACGAAGaatcgtcttcttcctccatgcTTTCAGCCATCGTCCATGACCTGCTGATTCACTGGCTCGCTCTATAGTAACGTGGGTTCTTGTCCTCGCCAATCAACACTACCTCTACCTTTCTCATCCTCCTTCAGTACCTCTCGACAAGTGACACTATGCTCACAAGAATTCTTCTCTGTTGATTAGTTGCAGTTTGCTCCAATTCCAGAAATAGAATAAGAGCTTTGCTAAAATCTTTTCCATGGCTTCCTCACGTAGTAATATCAGAACCAATTTAGCAAGATTGTCACTCAATTTTGGATCAATTTTGGTAGGTACCACAGGACGTACAAGACTTATCCAGATCACACCAACTTTTAAGCGGCCGCTACGCTTGAGCACACTCCCACACATGGCACAATCTTAGCCGAGATGCCGGTCAGCTGTTTGACTACGATTCCAATGCAGAGATATGAGAAGCTCCGAGGGTAGCGTCGACGGACTTGCCTCGTCTTCCAACCAAGCTGAGCGCTCTGTTTTGCTGCTGCCATGAAGATGCAGCTCTATAAGATTGCTCTCCTCTATTGCCATCCCGTAGACATTCAGATTCATGCTTGCACTGCCATCGATCGCAAGGAGTTGTGGACACCACACGGATCTCCACCGTAGGAAGCAGAATTGTTATTGCTGATGCTGAAACACCACATGCGCAGGAATTAGGGCGGGTTGAGCAGGTTTGTGCGGTTCTAAACTGTGTTCAACCCTAACTCATTGCTACACACACAGGCTCTAACTAGAAACCAACTAACCCGCCCAAACCCACTTCTACGGTCCGGTTAGGCTGGGTTGGCAGGTTAGCTAGTTTCGACCCAACCCGGTGAACAAGCCTAAGCACCATTACAGGCTGGTGTGAGGTCCTTATTAGAACAGTGCAGAACACTACTTTCTCACTTGCTGACACCGACAAAGACAAATAGGTCTAGCTCAGCTCCTGGTGATGTACCGGGATAATAATGGGATTTGAGTTCTATAGAAAATGAATGATTTTTAGTGTTATATATCAATGACTTTTATGTCTGGATCCACCTACAGTCCTCATGATCCACAGCCCTACGGCGGAATCATCAGTGCTAGGTGTATATAAGGCAAAACATGCGTTCGCACGTGACACAGtcgggacgacgacgacgtggtgCATGGTGCTATGATATGGTGGGTGGCATGTCATGTGCGGCCGGCCGGGTTCGCTTTGTCACGACTCATGGGGTGGCATGATAGTGCAACAGTGTGCAACTGTGCGCGCAGTACACGGGTCGGAAATCCTGCTGGATTCTGCCGGCCCAACGGAGATCCGTGCACGCCTGTGCGTTTGGAGGACGAGTGGACGACGGATCGCTAGACAACGACACGTCGACATGTTACGAAGTTTTCGTGCACTAGTATGTAGTCGTAGTGGTGCGTGGATGGGACCGCGCGCGTACGGCAGAACGGCCAGGACCCAGGAGGAGTAGGGCAGCAGTACACACAACTGATACAGCGCCAGCCAGGTCGACGTCCCGCACGAAGCGAGCGTGACCGGGCTTGTCGTCTCCTGCCGCCCGATCCTGTAGCGGCTTCGTCCGGAGACGGCGATCCATGGATCGCGATCGGCGGCCGGGCAGCTAGCAGGTGATGCATGTGACGATGCTTGAACGGGGATCGAGCGAAACGAACAATACGTGAGCAGGGAGCTCTCGATCGCGAGCTCGGGAACGAAGCGCATACCACCGCTGGTGCAGTGCTAAATACGATTTCGCGGGGTCGGAGCTCGCGCTCGGGTCCTTCTCTTTCTTGATCGGGCATCAGTTTTTTTTTGCCCCACTGCGGCTGCCCTAACACATTGCTTGATATGCTTGGGCCTTGGGGCGTCAAATTTCCGGATTCAAAGCAACAAGACAGCACGGCAAAGGGGCTCATGGGCCCGACTCGGAAGCAACCCACTTGAACAAACACCCGCCATGGGCCCTCCGCCTGTGCGCTTCCAGGCTTGGAGCCGACCGAGGTCAACTCGAAAGTCCGGAGCTGGCCACTTCCAGGTGGGACCCACGTTTGACATCCGCGCACACACCGACCAAAACCAGTCCAGTGGACGActgggcggcggcgtcggaagTCGGAACGGCGCCCGAAAAAACCCCAtttccgcctcgcctcgcccctCTCGTCCTCGGGTCCGATGGTTAGTCTCCGCGCCGCGCGAGACCGTCGCCGGCgcgcgatggcggcggcttCGCCTCCCCCGGTGCccgcggcgaggccgccgcgggTGGGGCTGCTGTACGACGAGCGGATGTGCGCGCACGCGACGCCCGACGGGGAGGACCACCCGGAAAACCCCGAGCGGCTGCGCGCCATCTGGCGCAAGCTCGACGCCGAGGGCTTCACGTCCAGGTACGGCGCTAGTACTGGTTCGCCTGCTCCCTTGTCCCGAGTTGACAGCAGCGTCGTTTTGGTACTAGGGATCGAATCATCGAAGAGGCGAGCGGGGTGGCCGCAGTCTTTTAACTGTTTATACGGTTCGGTTCGAATCGCCTGAGATGAGAATGAGACCCTGCTCGTCCGCTCGGCCCTGCGTTTAACTTACTCTGCTCCTTCAGTTGTTGACGTGTTGTGGCCGTGCCCATTTCGATCTGATGATTGACCCAGTAATTGCGTAAATTAGTTGGTGTTCATGATTTCCCCACTAGGCTAGGTTTTAAATCGAAATGTctaaaatatgaaacaaaaatcTTGAATAATGCAAAGAAAATAACTTGGTGAAACATTTGGTCAGACAATGCATCAACTCCTCGCCAGAAAATTATGCTTGCGTACACTTACAAGTCTAAACGAACTTGTTATGGTACCAATGCATTTTCTGATGGAGCTCTTGCTTTTCCGCATTAACCTTGATGCTACTAAACTTAAGCTTAAACATTGTCATTACAGCTTATGTGTTATCAATCTGATTCGCCGTTTTGCTTAGTAGCAAGTTAGCATAGTGCTTTTACATTTGGTGAGGATGGCGGTGGGGTTTCTGCAATGCTATTCTAACGTGATTCTCATCCAGGTGTGTGCTCCTGAAGGCGAAGGAAGCTGAGGACAAGTATATAGCTTCTGTTCACAGCCAGGATCATATAAAGTTGATGAAGGAAATTAGCTCGAAGAATTATTCCAGCAGAAACAAGATCACCAGGAAATTCAATTCCATCTACTTTAACCAAGGTTCCTCTGAGTCCGCTGTTCTTGCTGCTGGTTCTGTCATAAAGGTAATTGTACATATTCATTTTTTGCATTGCATAAGCACATTTCCTACTTCTCTGTTGCTATCCAGTTCCTTCTTATTGGGGGGCAAATCACTGAAAAGCGACTTGTTTGACAAATAGGTAGCTGAGAAGGTTGCTGCTGGTGAGTTAAGTTCTGCTATTGCTCTAGTGAGACCTCCTGGCCACCATGCAGAACGTGATAAAGCGATGGGATTTTACCTCTTTAACAATGTGGCAGTTGCAGCTAATTATCTCTTAAACGAGAGGGTATGTATCTGAACCTCCCATGTTGATTGTTACAAGGTGTGTTCACTTTGAAATATTCTTTATTCAATTGCAGCCTGATTTAAGCATCAAGAAGATACTGATGTCGATTGGGATGTTCACCATGGAAATGCTACACAGAAAATGTTTTATGATGATCCTCGTGTATTGGTCTTTTCTGTTCACAGGTTTGAGAAATAAATTTGACATTGCTTTGCTAGTTTTGTTTAGACTTTAGACTAGCTTCATTACCTTCATAATATGATGGTAATAAAGTTATGATACCTATTTTCCCTTGGCTACAATATCTGGATTGTGTATTCCTTTCCATGCAAATATTGGGTACTTTGCAGTTAATAGAGAAATTTGAGATCTGCAATGAGCAGTTACATAGAGCAAACCTGACCCAGTTTTAGTGCTGTTGTACATGTATATAGTAATCCAGTGCATTGACGCCTGAATTCCACCAGCTCAGCTTGATCATTCATTACTACTAGTACTAGTCAGCCCTTCACTATATGAAAATCAACCACTCAAAGTATTGTATCTCTCCAAGAGTTGGCTGAATGACATGGTTCTTGCACAATCACTTGAGCAGTTCTATTCAGTATGGTGCATTCATGCAGCCAATTTAATGACGCTGTTAACAAAAtctattatttatttttcttcaaacAGTTGGGAGATCTGCTCACCATTATATTAAGGGTGCTATTCTAACGCTTGTTCTGTAGATTTGATTTTGGAGACTTCTATCCTTATGAGGAGGATGCTTCTTATAGTTTCATTGGGGAAGAGGCTGGTAAAGGGTATAACATTAATGTACCCTGGGAGCAGGGGAAGTGCGGTGATGCAGATTATATTGCTGCATGGGACCACATACTGCTTCCAATT from Setaria italica strain Yugu1 chromosome II, Setaria_italica_v2.0, whole genome shotgun sequence encodes the following:
- the LOC101766722 gene encoding uncharacterized protein LOC101766722, whose protein sequence is MPLLLTSSSLPALPPPLAASSRARVRVAASAAASAPDGAAASGTSAGGFPSFLPRAVERIRDGAAIRLAKRIERVPVQTGFSVSPIQSSCVRPLKQQQDADPIVLLHGFDSSCLEWRYTYPLLEEAGHEAWAVDILGWGFSDLATRPPCDVASKREHLYQFWKSYIKRPMVLVGPSLGAAVAIDFSINYPEAVSKMIFIGASVYSEGPKDMTRMPKFVSYAGVFILKSLPLRFLATRLAFNNTPNEFFDWVQIGRLHCLLPWWEDSTVDFMIRGGYNVIKQIKQVKHKCLIMWGEDDGIISSKLAYRLHQELPDAILRQVRQCGHIPHVEKPREAAKLVLEFLERDKAENTDRASSVTPVLTNS
- the LOC101773750 gene encoding LOW QUALITY PROTEIN: histone deacetylase 5-like (The sequence of the model RefSeq protein was modified relative to this genomic sequence to represent the inferred CDS: inserted 2 bases in 2 codons), with amino-acid sequence MVSLRAARDRRRRAMAAASPPPVPAARPPRVGLLYDERMCAHATPDGEDHPENPERLRAIWRKLDAEGFTSRCVLLKAKEAEDKYIASVHSQDHIKLMKEISSKNYSSRNKITRKFNSIYFNQGSSESAVLAAGSVIKVAEKVAAGELSSAIALVRPPGHHAERDKAMGFYLFNNVAVAANYLLNERPDLSIKKILXVDWDVHHGNATQKMFYDDPRVLVFSVHRFDFGDFYPYEEDASYSFIGEEAGKGYNINVPWEQGKCGDADYIAAWDHILLPITEAFGLDIILVSAGFDAALGDPLGGCCVTPDGYALLLTKLLGFDQGRVVMGLXGGYNLRSTANSGFACAEVLLGDKFTFNTLEKQPHESASRVMQAVRNELKTCWPVLTGKLPENVSPTPSEVHFLGLEEIQAVSKRGRETSGPARATGKVAGPCVVPQVHYAMEGSGESKR